From the genome of Phytohabitans rumicis, one region includes:
- a CDS encoding SDR family NAD(P)-dependent oxidoreductase: protein MNSELFSLCGRTAVVTGASSGLGARFAAVLAAAGATVFAAARRVERLAEVAAADARIHPVACDVSSEADRARLVETVLAATGRFDVLVNNAGMSGAPRAADETPDDFADVLAVNLVAPFHLARLMAEAAGPDTSRSIVNVASILGLVSGAPMGGASYAASKAGLLGLTRELAGQWGRTGVRVNALAPGWFRSEMTEALFADTRSSAWVERNTMLRRGGEGGELDGALLFLASDASSYCTGQVLVVDGGWTAR from the coding sequence ATGAACAGTGAGCTCTTCTCGCTGTGCGGCCGCACAGCGGTGGTCACCGGCGCGTCGTCGGGGCTCGGCGCCCGCTTCGCCGCGGTCCTCGCCGCCGCCGGCGCGACCGTCTTCGCCGCGGCCCGGCGGGTGGAGCGGCTGGCCGAGGTCGCCGCCGCCGACGCCCGCATCCACCCGGTGGCGTGCGACGTGAGCAGCGAGGCGGATCGCGCCCGGCTGGTCGAGACGGTCCTGGCGGCCACCGGCCGGTTCGACGTGCTGGTCAACAACGCCGGCATGTCGGGCGCCCCGCGCGCGGCCGACGAGACCCCCGACGACTTCGCCGACGTGCTCGCGGTCAACCTCGTCGCCCCGTTCCATTTGGCCCGGCTCATGGCGGAGGCGGCGGGCCCGGACACCAGCCGCAGCATCGTGAACGTCGCCTCGATCCTCGGCCTGGTCTCCGGCGCCCCGATGGGCGGCGCCAGCTACGCCGCGTCCAAGGCCGGGCTGCTCGGCCTGACCCGCGAGCTGGCCGGCCAGTGGGGCCGCACCGGCGTGCGCGTCAACGCCCTCGCCCCCGGCTGGTTCCGGTCCGAGATGACCGAGGCGCTGTTCGCGGACACCCGCTCCAGCGCCTGGGTCGAGCGCAACACCATGCTGCGCCGCGGCGGCGAGGGCGGCGAACTGGACGGCGCGCTGCTGTTCCTCGCCTCCGACGCCTCCTCGTACTGCACCGGGCAGGTCCTGGTCGTCGACGGCGGCTGGACCGCGCGATGA
- a CDS encoding phosphotransferase family protein, protein MSDLADRVRAAFPGQPVGPLRTLPGGHSGLTYTVPVGERRYVVKAVPPAERPVGRNDMLRQAGVLRALAGTPVPVPEVVVVDEAEPAWFAMEYVDGDAVEPVLDSHDLPGSLLAARMLDAARVLHRLHTLKIECMQGHLAMQKAITGGPSLHSELARWARTMRAVPDERRPGSEALLRRLAKGVPTDLPPVLVHGDFRLGNTLCQDERVAAVVDWEIWTVGDPRTDLGWFLLFADHRNFPALGRPVEGLPGEKELLDTYLDGAAPPPALTWFQALCRMKMAAIMGHNLRRHREGRIHDPDQERLPPTIAAMIRTAAELLD, encoded by the coding sequence ATGAGCGACCTGGCCGACCGCGTCCGTGCCGCCTTTCCCGGGCAACCGGTGGGACCGCTGCGCACGCTGCCCGGCGGGCACTCCGGGCTGACGTACACGGTCCCGGTGGGGGAGCGCCGGTACGTGGTCAAGGCGGTGCCGCCCGCGGAACGGCCGGTTGGGCGCAACGACATGCTGCGCCAGGCTGGGGTGCTGCGGGCCCTGGCCGGTACGCCGGTGCCCGTACCCGAGGTCGTGGTGGTCGACGAGGCGGAGCCGGCCTGGTTCGCGATGGAGTACGTCGACGGCGACGCCGTGGAGCCGGTCCTCGACTCGCACGACCTGCCCGGCTCCCTCCTAGCGGCACGCATGCTCGACGCCGCCCGCGTGCTGCACCGCCTCCACACCCTCAAGATCGAGTGCATGCAAGGGCACCTTGCTATGCAAAAAGCGATAACAGGGGGCCCTTCCTTGCACTCGGAGCTTGCGCGGTGGGCGCGCACCATGCGCGCGGTCCCCGACGAGCGGCGGCCCGGCTCGGAGGCGTTGCTGCGCCGGCTCGCGAAGGGCGTGCCAACGGACCTGCCGCCCGTGCTCGTGCACGGCGACTTCCGGCTCGGCAACACGCTGTGCCAAGACGAGCGGGTGGCCGCCGTCGTCGACTGGGAGATCTGGACGGTCGGCGACCCGCGCACCGACCTGGGCTGGTTCCTGCTCTTCGCCGACCACCGCAACTTTCCCGCCCTCGGCCGGCCGGTCGAGGGCCTGCCGGGGGAGAAGGAGCTGCTGGACACCTACCTGGACGGCGCCGCGCCGCCGCCGGCGCTCACCTGGTTCCAGGCGCTGTGCCGGATGAAGATGGCCGCCATCATGGGCCACAACCTGCGCCGCCACCGCGAGGGCCGGATCCACGACCCGGACCAGGAACGGCTGCCGCCCACCATCGCCGCGATGATCCGTACCGCCGCCGAGCTACTGGACTGA
- a CDS encoding MBL fold metallo-hydrolase, with translation MTERAGRGRWAEAGPETVRPGVHRVPLPLPNDGLRAVNVYLLEEDGGIVMVDGGWALPASRRALEDAMAALGYDLGAITRILVTHIHRDHYTQAVALRRLLGARVLLGAGERPGLEMLQQIRTRAPVTSMDVLRRAGAHDLADRIGKALDGADFDERDWEAPDEWLGAGVLDLGGRALRVIPTPGHTKGHVVYLDEAAGLLFAGDHVLPHITPSIGFELGEPGLPLADYLRSLRLMTTYADARLLPAHGPVAGSTHARVAELLAHHDRRLAATRRTLRDGPVDGYAVARQLTWTRREIPFADLDDMNQMLAVCETVAHLDVLASRGQAVSDGVRWTDGA, from the coding sequence GTGACGGAGCGCGCCGGCCGGGGGCGCTGGGCCGAGGCCGGCCCCGAGACCGTCCGGCCCGGCGTGCACCGGGTGCCGCTGCCGCTGCCCAACGACGGGCTCCGGGCGGTCAACGTCTACCTCCTCGAAGAGGACGGCGGCATCGTGATGGTGGACGGCGGCTGGGCGCTGCCGGCGTCCCGCCGGGCGCTCGAGGACGCCATGGCCGCCCTCGGGTACGACCTGGGCGCCATCACCCGGATCCTGGTCACCCACATCCACCGCGACCACTACACGCAGGCGGTGGCCCTGCGCCGGCTGCTCGGTGCGCGGGTGCTGCTCGGCGCCGGCGAGCGGCCCGGCCTGGAAATGCTCCAGCAGATCCGCACCCGCGCCCCGGTCACCTCGATGGACGTCCTGCGCCGCGCCGGCGCGCACGACCTCGCCGACCGGATCGGCAAGGCGCTCGACGGCGCCGACTTCGACGAGCGCGACTGGGAGGCGCCCGACGAGTGGCTCGGCGCGGGCGTGCTCGACCTCGGCGGCCGGGCGCTGCGCGTCATCCCCACCCCCGGGCACACCAAGGGCCACGTCGTCTACTTGGACGAGGCCGCCGGGCTGCTCTTCGCCGGCGACCACGTGCTGCCGCACATCACCCCGTCGATCGGCTTCGAGCTCGGCGAGCCCGGCCTGCCGCTGGCCGACTACCTGCGTTCGCTGCGCCTGATGACGACGTACGCCGACGCCCGGCTGCTGCCCGCCCACGGACCGGTGGCGGGCAGCACGCACGCCCGGGTCGCCGAACTGCTGGCCCACCACGACCGGCGGCTCGCGGCCACCCGGCGCACGCTGCGCGACGGGCCGGTCGACGGGTACGCGGTGGCGCGCCAGCTCACCTGGACCCGGCGGGAGATCCCGTTCGCCGACCTGGACGACATGAACCAGATGCTCGCCGTCTGCGAGACGGTCGCCCACCTCGACGTGCTGGCCTCCCGCGGCCAGGCCGTGTCCGACGGCGTGCGGTGGACGGACGGGGCGTAG
- a CDS encoding TetR/AcrR family transcriptional regulator, with product MPATRIVEPDEGPRSKRAAILSAAIKSFGKNGYDATKWSAVADQVGIGQTALYHYFESKAHCLLTIMRMELQRSHEMFVKATAGETDPMAALRAAVRAAYDVSGHDVLRMRILENNVDLLANRRASAREETERAAARELVQQIETSWTELVQRGMDAGVFVRRDARTLALSMLGMIVSVWRWYRPRGTTPLAEVRDLIEDACVRVVRP from the coding sequence ATGCCTGCGACGCGGATCGTAGAACCGGACGAGGGGCCTCGCTCCAAGCGTGCCGCGATCCTGTCCGCGGCGATCAAGAGCTTCGGCAAGAACGGGTACGACGCGACGAAGTGGTCGGCGGTGGCGGACCAGGTCGGCATCGGCCAGACCGCGCTCTACCACTACTTCGAGTCCAAGGCGCACTGCCTGCTCACCATCATGCGGATGGAGTTGCAGCGCTCGCACGAGATGTTCGTCAAGGCGACCGCCGGCGAGACCGACCCGATGGCCGCGCTGCGGGCCGCCGTGCGCGCCGCGTACGACGTGTCCGGGCACGACGTGCTGCGCATGCGGATCCTGGAGAACAACGTCGACCTGCTGGCCAACCGGCGCGCGTCCGCCCGGGAGGAGACCGAGCGCGCGGCAGCCCGGGAGCTGGTGCAGCAGATCGAGACATCGTGGACCGAGCTGGTGCAGCGGGGGATGGACGCGGGCGTGTTCGTGCGCCGCGACGCCCGTACCCTCGCGCTGTCCATGCTCGGCATGATCGTCAGCGTGTGGCGCTGGTACCGCCCGCGCGGCACCACCCCGCTGGCCGAGGTGCGCGACCTGATCGAGGACGCCTGCGTCCGGGTTGTGCGGCCGTAG
- a CDS encoding nuclear transport factor 2 family protein, with amino-acid sequence MVLREYLACMDSSDPDKALDWVEPDFQFLIALPGREVTGRSRDDFAAYIAGRAATERVHHVLRAAADGDFETVYGVVTDAGERVGAFHSAAVVSPAGRMARYQAYFSTSFELFE; translated from the coding sequence ATGGTGCTGCGCGAGTACCTGGCCTGCATGGACAGCTCCGATCCGGACAAGGCCCTGGACTGGGTCGAACCGGACTTCCAATTCCTGATCGCGCTGCCGGGGCGCGAGGTGACCGGCCGGTCCCGGGACGACTTCGCCGCCTACATCGCCGGTCGGGCCGCCACCGAGCGCGTGCACCACGTCCTGCGCGCCGCCGCCGACGGGGACTTCGAGACGGTGTACGGCGTCGTGACGGACGCCGGCGAGCGGGTCGGCGCGTTCCACTCCGCGGCCGTCGTCTCGCCCGCCGGGCGGATGGCGCGCTACCAGGCGTACTTCAGCACGTCGTTCGAGCTCTTCGAGTAG
- a CDS encoding FAD-binding protein encodes MTVDLLVIGGGMAGLTAAATAATAGARVLVAEKGDHTGGSAVYAGYAWTAPTVDVLREVNPDGDQALGARLVDGFPGGVEWIRSLGVDCRPAVTVLGYGRGHQFDTNHYIARCEQRIKEHGGQVLTRTRVTSLLSSGAAVTGATLRLPDGSTQQVDARWTLLATGGYQGDPDLRASLIHPRARDIELRGNPWSTGDGLRLGQAAGAAFGTDGAGFYGHLIPAGVPLSDPSLYVDLALYFSQHSLLFNLDGERFIDETLGDHLTTIALVHQPQARGLLVADAAAYRDHITQSYVEGAPKLDRFALASRRGARCAVAHSLDELDDMPPSGATPARRSGRRSRPSTAR; translated from the coding sequence ATGACGGTCGACCTGCTCGTGATCGGCGGCGGCATGGCCGGGCTCACCGCCGCCGCGACCGCCGCCACCGCCGGGGCCCGCGTGCTGGTCGCCGAGAAGGGCGACCACACCGGCGGATCCGCCGTCTACGCCGGGTACGCCTGGACCGCGCCGACCGTGGACGTGCTCCGCGAGGTCAACCCCGACGGCGACCAGGCCCTCGGCGCGCGGCTGGTCGACGGCTTTCCCGGCGGCGTGGAATGGATCCGCTCGCTCGGCGTCGACTGCCGCCCCGCGGTGACCGTCCTGGGCTACGGCCGCGGCCACCAGTTCGACACGAACCACTACATCGCACGCTGCGAACAGCGGATCAAGGAACACGGCGGGCAGGTGCTGACCCGTACCCGCGTCACGTCGCTCCTGTCCTCCGGCGCAGCGGTCACCGGGGCGACCCTGCGCCTGCCGGACGGCTCCACCCAACAGGTCGACGCCCGCTGGACCCTGCTGGCCACCGGCGGGTACCAGGGCGACCCGGACCTGCGGGCCAGCCTGATCCACCCGCGGGCGCGCGACATCGAACTGCGCGGCAACCCGTGGAGCACCGGCGACGGCCTGCGGCTGGGCCAGGCGGCCGGCGCGGCGTTCGGCACCGACGGGGCCGGCTTCTACGGCCACCTGATCCCCGCCGGCGTCCCGCTCAGCGACCCGTCCCTGTACGTCGACCTGGCGCTGTACTTCAGCCAGCACTCCCTGCTCTTCAACCTCGACGGCGAACGCTTCATCGACGAGACGCTCGGCGACCACCTCACCACGATCGCCCTGGTGCACCAGCCGCAGGCGCGCGGACTGCTCGTCGCGGACGCGGCCGCGTACCGGGACCACATCACCCAGTCCTATGTGGAGGGCGCACCGAAGCTGGACAGGTTCGCCCTCGCCAGCCGCCGCGGGGCCCGCTGCGCGGTCGCGCACAGCCTGGACGAGTTGGACGACATGCCCCCGAGTGGGGCTACCCCGGCCCGAAGATCCGGGCGGCGATCGAGGCCCTCGACGGCCCGGTGA
- a CDS encoding FAD-binding protein, whose amino-acid sequence MTEPPFYVLEAAPAITFTFGGLLITPDARVRAAEGGVIPGLLAAGADAGGLYHNAYAGGLAAALVFGQLAAQTALTR is encoded by the coding sequence GTGACCGAGCCGCCCTTCTACGTCCTGGAGGCCGCCCCCGCCATCACGTTCACCTTCGGCGGCCTCCTCATCACCCCCGACGCCCGCGTTCGCGCCGCAGAGGGTGGCGTGATCCCCGGCCTACTCGCGGCCGGCGCCGACGCGGGCGGCCTCTACCACAACGCGTACGCCGGCGGCCTAGCCGCAGCCCTAGTCTTCGGCCAACTCGCCGCCCAAACCGCCCTCACCCGTTAA
- a CDS encoding AMP-binding enzyme: protein MRGPVPDEILGERAAALVVVADGGDLPLGEVTAHLHEQGLSKAKWPEYVFAVPDLPQTAVGKLSRAGARSLAASLADRGAA from the coding sequence GTGCGTGGCCCCGTACCCGATGAGATCCTCGGCGAACGGGCGGCCGCGCTGGTCGTCGTCGCCGACGGCGGCGACCTGCCGCTCGGCGAGGTGACCGCGCACCTGCACGAGCAGGGCCTGTCCAAGGCCAAGTGGCCCGAGTACGTCTTCGCCGTTCCCGACCTGCCGCAGACGGCGGTGGGCAAGCTGTCCCGGGCCGGCGCCCGCTCGCTGGCCGCGTCGCTGGCCGACCGGGGCGCCGCGTGA
- a CDS encoding class I adenylate-forming enzyme family protein yields the protein MRQVVSEFRRRDPDAVAVIDDSGSHTARDLLRHADAGTLSGTVLLQADNSWRTVAATLAVGMSGGTLALVNRHSTAAEFAAAFEDIQPDVVVAEPAALAEWAVPGDRDAPALDGWVARTTAGRRDVSRWGGGVLIGLTSGSTGRAKGVVQSEAALRYAAEQTIAVNGLRPGDAVAAIVPLSSTAAYCFGVYLSLLLGGPLVLWGRWDPAATLPRMAQTEARWTMCVPTMALQLGAAAAGSGALHGMRAMTVGGGPMNAGALGRAERSLGTRILRVFGMSECLGHTSPAPEDPPEIRLGRDGRPFPGTQLRAVGGDGRPVRAGEVGQAQVRGPSLFLGYARGGKVDPPELTADGFLPTGDLLVVGDDGTVTIMGREKDVIIRGGRNIDITEVERAIASHPGSRRCAWPRTR from the coding sequence GTGCGACAGGTAGTGAGCGAGTTCCGGCGGCGGGACCCGGACGCCGTGGCCGTGATCGACGACTCCGGCTCCCACACCGCGCGGGACCTGCTGCGGCACGCGGACGCCGGCACGCTCTCCGGCACCGTGCTGCTCCAGGCCGACAACTCCTGGCGTACGGTCGCGGCCACGCTCGCGGTCGGGATGAGCGGGGGGACGCTCGCCCTCGTCAACCGGCACAGCACGGCCGCCGAGTTCGCCGCCGCGTTCGAGGACATCCAGCCGGACGTCGTGGTGGCCGAGCCGGCCGCGTTGGCCGAGTGGGCGGTGCCGGGGGACCGCGACGCTCCGGCGCTCGACGGCTGGGTGGCGCGTACCACGGCGGGCCGGCGAGATGTGTCGCGGTGGGGCGGCGGTGTCCTGATCGGGCTGACCTCCGGCTCCACCGGCCGGGCCAAGGGCGTCGTGCAGTCCGAGGCCGCGCTCCGGTACGCCGCCGAGCAGACCATCGCCGTCAACGGACTGCGCCCCGGCGACGCGGTCGCGGCGATCGTGCCACTGTCCTCCACGGCGGCGTACTGCTTCGGCGTCTACCTGTCCCTGCTGCTCGGCGGCCCGCTGGTGCTGTGGGGCCGGTGGGACCCGGCGGCCACCCTGCCCCGGATGGCGCAGACCGAGGCCCGCTGGACCATGTGCGTACCCACGATGGCGCTCCAGTTGGGCGCGGCCGCGGCCGGATCCGGCGCCCTGCACGGCATGCGGGCCATGACGGTGGGCGGCGGCCCGATGAACGCCGGCGCGCTCGGCCGCGCCGAGCGGTCGCTGGGCACCCGGATCCTGCGGGTCTTCGGGATGTCCGAGTGCCTCGGGCACACCTCACCCGCGCCCGAGGACCCACCCGAGATCCGGCTCGGCCGGGACGGCCGCCCGTTCCCGGGCACGCAGCTGCGCGCGGTCGGCGGCGACGGCCGCCCGGTCCGCGCCGGCGAGGTCGGCCAGGCTCAGGTCCGCGGCCCGTCCCTGTTTCTCGGGTACGCCCGCGGCGGCAAGGTGGATCCGCCCGAGCTGACCGCCGACGGGTTCCTGCCGACCGGCGACCTGCTGGTGGTCGGCGACGACGGCACCGTCACGATCATGGGACGGGAGAAGGACGTCATCATCCGCGGCGGCCGCAACATCGACATCACCGAGGTGGAACGGGCGATCGCCAGCCACCCCGGGTCGCGCAGGTGTGCGTGGCCCCGTACCCGATGA
- a CDS encoding enoyl-CoA hydratase/isomerase family protein — protein sequence MSEPVTLDVRDGVAHVRLRRPDRGNAIDLATARGLLAAATACQQHRVRAVVLRGAGRSFCVGGDLREFASFEGDALARHLVEVTGALHAALRAFAALDAPLVAAVHGAVAGAGVGLAAAADLTIAADDATFVCAYTGIGYTPDAGVTWTLPRLVGPKRALDLLLTNRRLGAREAAEIGLVSRVVALSLLDGEVERVAAALATGATAAFGATRRLVAAGLSADLDAHLDREAEALAAAAISPEGRAGVAAFLNRRKE from the coding sequence ATGAGCGAGCCGGTCACCCTCGACGTGCGCGACGGCGTCGCGCACGTGCGGCTGCGCCGCCCGGACCGGGGCAACGCCATCGACCTGGCCACCGCCCGCGGCCTGCTCGCGGCCGCGACCGCGTGCCAGCAGCATCGGGTACGCGCCGTCGTGTTGCGCGGCGCCGGGCGATCCTTCTGCGTGGGCGGCGACCTGCGCGAGTTCGCGTCGTTCGAGGGTGACGCGCTGGCCCGGCATCTGGTCGAGGTGACCGGCGCCCTGCACGCGGCGCTGCGGGCCTTCGCCGCCTTGGACGCCCCGCTGGTGGCCGCCGTGCACGGCGCGGTGGCCGGCGCGGGCGTGGGCCTGGCCGCCGCGGCCGACCTCACGATCGCGGCCGACGACGCCACGTTCGTGTGCGCCTACACCGGCATCGGCTACACCCCGGACGCCGGCGTGACCTGGACGCTGCCCCGGCTCGTCGGCCCGAAGCGGGCGTTGGACCTGCTGCTGACCAACCGGCGGCTCGGTGCCCGGGAGGCGGCCGAGATCGGGCTGGTGTCCCGGGTGGTGGCGCTTTCGCTCCTCGACGGCGAGGTGGAACGGGTCGCCGCGGCGCTGGCAACCGGCGCCACCGCCGCTTTCGGCGCCACCCGCCGGCTCGTCGCGGCCGGCCTGTCCGCCGATCTGGACGCACACCTGGACCGCGAGGCGGAGGCGCTGGCCGCCGCCGCGATCTCCCCCGAAGGCCGCGCGGGCGTGGCGGCCTTCCTGAACAGACGCAAGGAGTAA
- a CDS encoding acetyl-CoA C-acetyltransferase produces the protein MPEAFIVDAVRTPVGRRGGGLSGVHPADLAGHVLAALLDRTGVDPGAVDDVYLGCVGQIGAQTGNIARTAWLAAGLPQHVPGTTIDRQCGSSQQAVHFAAQAVMSGAADLVVAGGVEVMSLVPIASPAILGAREGMGNPYDGTGWRTHFGDQEVSQFHGAELIAEKWDVSRPDMERFALASHQRAAAAWAAGAFADEVVPAFGVAADEGPRPDTSLDKMAALKPLRDGGRLTAAVSSPISDGAAALLVASADAVRRHNLAPVARVHAMAVVGSDPIFMLTGPIPATEKILHQSGLAIDDIDLVEINEAFAPVVLAWQKELGADPGRTNAYGGAIALGHPLGATGARLMTTLVHQLRRTGGRYGLQTMCEGGGMANATIVERL, from the coding sequence ATGCCGGAAGCCTTCATCGTCGACGCCGTCCGCACCCCGGTGGGCCGCCGGGGCGGCGGGCTCAGCGGCGTACACCCCGCGGACCTCGCCGGGCACGTGCTCGCCGCGCTGCTGGACCGGACCGGGGTCGACCCCGGCGCGGTGGACGACGTCTACCTCGGCTGCGTCGGCCAGATCGGCGCGCAGACCGGCAACATCGCGCGCACCGCCTGGCTGGCCGCCGGACTGCCGCAGCACGTGCCGGGCACCACCATCGACCGGCAGTGCGGGTCGTCGCAGCAGGCGGTGCACTTCGCCGCCCAGGCGGTCATGTCCGGCGCCGCCGACCTCGTGGTCGCCGGCGGGGTGGAGGTGATGAGCCTGGTGCCGATCGCCAGCCCGGCGATCCTCGGCGCCCGCGAGGGGATGGGCAACCCGTACGACGGGACGGGCTGGCGCACCCACTTCGGCGACCAGGAGGTGTCCCAGTTCCACGGCGCCGAACTGATCGCCGAGAAGTGGGACGTGTCCCGCCCGGATATGGAGCGCTTCGCGCTGGCCAGCCACCAGCGGGCGGCCGCCGCGTGGGCCGCCGGGGCGTTCGCGGACGAGGTGGTGCCCGCGTTCGGCGTGGCGGCCGACGAGGGCCCGCGTCCGGACACGTCGCTGGACAAGATGGCCGCCCTGAAGCCGCTGCGCGACGGCGGCCGGCTCACCGCGGCGGTGTCGAGCCCGATCTCCGACGGCGCCGCCGCGCTGCTCGTCGCCTCCGCCGACGCCGTACGCCGCCACAACCTGGCGCCGGTGGCCCGGGTGCACGCGATGGCGGTGGTCGGCTCCGACCCGATCTTCATGCTCACCGGCCCCATCCCGGCGACCGAGAAGATCCTGCACCAGTCCGGTCTCGCCATCGACGACATCGACCTGGTGGAGATCAACGAGGCGTTCGCGCCGGTCGTCCTGGCCTGGCAGAAGGAGCTCGGCGCCGACCCGGGGCGCACCAACGCGTACGGCGGCGCGATCGCCCTCGGGCACCCGCTCGGCGCGACCGGCGCCCGGCTGATGACCACGCTCGTGCACCAGCTGCGCCGCACCGGCGGCCGGTACGGCCTGCAGACCATGTGCGAGGGCGGCGGCATGGCCAACGCCACCATCGTCGAACGCCTCTGA
- a CDS encoding SDR family oxidoreductase: MTVLKGRVAVITGGSRGIGLAIAHAYRAAGAHVVLAARKADGLAAARAALEAVEAPGGVHTVVANAGEPDQAQSCVDETMARFGRLDILVNNAATNPYHGDLIDLDLPRAEKTVRVNQYGMLAWIRCAWKASMAEHGGAVVNIASVGGLIVDPHIGYYNATKAAMIHMTRQLAYELGPKARVNAIAPGLIKTELARAVWEVREPILTAKLPLRRLGTPEDVAHAAVFLASDASSWITGQTLVIDGGALALPIGVES; this comes from the coding sequence ATGACCGTCCTAAAAGGTCGGGTCGCGGTCATCACCGGCGGGTCCCGCGGCATCGGGCTGGCCATCGCGCACGCGTACCGGGCGGCCGGCGCGCACGTGGTCCTCGCCGCCCGCAAGGCCGACGGCCTCGCCGCCGCCCGCGCCGCACTGGAGGCGGTCGAGGCGCCCGGTGGCGTGCACACGGTGGTCGCCAACGCCGGCGAGCCGGACCAGGCGCAGTCCTGTGTGGACGAGACGATGGCCCGGTTCGGCCGCCTCGACATCCTGGTCAACAACGCGGCCACCAACCCGTACCACGGCGACCTGATCGACCTGGACCTGCCGCGGGCGGAGAAGACCGTGCGGGTCAACCAGTACGGCATGCTCGCCTGGATCCGCTGCGCCTGGAAGGCGTCGATGGCCGAGCACGGCGGCGCCGTCGTCAACATCGCCTCGGTCGGCGGGCTGATCGTCGACCCGCACATCGGCTACTACAACGCCACCAAGGCCGCCATGATCCACATGACCCGGCAGCTGGCGTACGAGCTGGGGCCCAAGGCCCGGGTCAACGCCATCGCGCCCGGCCTGATCAAGACCGAGCTGGCCCGCGCGGTCTGGGAGGTACGCGAGCCGATCCTGACCGCGAAGCTGCCGCTGCGCCGGCTCGGCACGCCGGAGGACGTCGCGCACGCGGCCGTCTTCCTGGCCTCGGACGCCTCGTCCTGGATCACCGGCCAGACCCTGGTCATCGACGGCGGCGCGCTCGCGCTGCCCATCGGCGTCGAGTCATGA
- a CDS encoding acyl-CoA dehydrogenase family protein, translating to MDFDFSPRARELQDRMRSFMDQHVYPGEPVYDQQLAAADDPHALPPVMRELKEKARAEGLWNLFMSHGDWGAGLSNLEYAPLAEIAGRSIIGPEVFNCSAPDTGNMELLALYGTPEQRDRWLRPLLEARIRSCFAMTEPDVASSDPRNLRTRITRDGDAYVVNGRKWYTSGILDPDCALIILMGVSDPDAPAYRQQSMLLVPRDTPGITVLRDLPMFGYTDRLGHGDVQFTDVRVPAANLLGAQGEGFALAQGRLGPGRMHYAMRAVGFAERALELMCRRVLAREAFGGPLADQGVVREWIAHSRIEVEQLRLLVLKSAWLMDTVGNAAARTEVAAIKVAALQVAHRVVDRAVQAHGAAGVSDDTVLARLFAITRALRIADGPDEVHLRTVARRELAKYKEEAA from the coding sequence GTGGACTTCGACTTCTCGCCGCGCGCCCGGGAGCTGCAGGACCGGATGCGCTCCTTCATGGACCAGCACGTCTACCCCGGCGAGCCGGTGTACGACCAGCAGCTCGCCGCGGCCGACGACCCGCACGCGCTCCCGCCGGTCATGCGCGAGCTGAAGGAGAAGGCCCGCGCCGAAGGGCTGTGGAACCTGTTCATGTCCCACGGCGACTGGGGCGCCGGACTGTCCAACCTGGAGTACGCCCCGCTGGCCGAGATCGCCGGCCGGTCCATCATCGGGCCGGAGGTCTTCAACTGCTCCGCCCCGGACACCGGCAACATGGAGCTGCTCGCCCTCTACGGCACGCCCGAGCAGCGGGACCGGTGGCTGCGCCCGTTGCTGGAGGCGCGGATCCGGTCCTGCTTCGCGATGACCGAGCCGGACGTGGCCAGCTCCGACCCGCGCAACCTGCGCACCCGGATCACCCGGGACGGCGACGCGTACGTCGTCAACGGCCGCAAGTGGTACACCTCCGGGATCCTCGACCCGGACTGCGCGCTGATCATCCTCATGGGAGTGTCCGATCCGGACGCTCCGGCGTACCGCCAGCAGAGCATGCTGCTCGTGCCGCGCGACACCCCGGGCATCACGGTGCTGCGCGACCTGCCCATGTTCGGCTACACCGACCGGCTCGGGCACGGCGACGTGCAGTTCACCGACGTACGCGTGCCCGCCGCCAACCTGCTGGGCGCGCAGGGGGAGGGCTTCGCGCTCGCCCAGGGGCGGCTCGGGCCGGGCCGGATGCACTACGCGATGCGGGCGGTGGGCTTCGCCGAGCGCGCGCTGGAGCTGATGTGCCGCCGGGTGCTGGCCCGCGAGGCGTTCGGCGGCCCGCTCGCCGACCAGGGCGTGGTACGCGAGTGGATCGCCCACAGCCGGATCGAGGTCGAGCAGCTGCGGTTGCTGGTGCTCAAGTCGGCGTGGCTGATGGACACCGTGGGCAACGCGGCGGCGCGTACGGAGGTGGCCGCCATCAAGGTGGCCGCCCTGCAGGTGGCGCACCGCGTGGTGGACCGCGCGGTGCAGGCGCACGGTGCGGCCGGGGTCAGCGACGACACCGTGCTGGCCCGCCTGTTCGCCATCACCCGCGCGCTGCGCATCGCCGACGGTCCGGACGAGGTGCACCTGCGCACCGTGGCGCGCCGGGAGCTGGCCAAGTACAAGGAGGAAGCGGCATGA